In one Solanum dulcamara chromosome 1, daSolDulc1.2, whole genome shotgun sequence genomic region, the following are encoded:
- the LOC129885744 gene encoding uncharacterized protein LOC129885744, with product MLLEMSSLTFPSTLISNKKFPIIFQEKYSQFSLHPKKNQLLHDQKYVLNQVSSKRNYLLYPLKCNARDDSENNPEEGQKAVETVQKLYNALKKKNLNELSDIIGEECRCISNVASSLQTFYGKEQVIDFFNSMIKLFGANNFEFIVHPTIHDGTHVGVAWELTCSDTHIPIGKGFGFYYCHYYKGQMMIRNVEIFMEPLLQIEPIRLKITSFLLRTIQKMNPDLLKGKKKQAMNILFMILLFVALLYLIKNFM from the exons ATGTTATTGGAAATGAGTTCACTAACTTTCCCATCAACCTTGATCTCTAATAAAAAATTCCCAATAATTTTCCAAGAAAAATATTCCCAATTTTCTCTCCATCCAAAAAAGAATCAACTTCTTCATGAccaaaaatatgttttaaaccaAGTTTCATCCAAAAGAAATTACCTATTATACCCTTTGAAATGTAAtgctagagatgattcagaaaataatccagaagAAGGCCAAAAAGCTGTGGAAACAGTACAAAAACTTTATAATGcacttaaaaagaaaaatcttaaTGAATTGTCTGATATAATTGGGGAAGAATGTAGATGCATTAGCAATGTTGCATCCTCCTTACAAACTTTCTATGGCAAGGAG CAAGTAATagatttcttcaattcaatgatAAAGCTATTTGGCGCTAATAACTTTGAGTTTATTGTCCATCCCACTATACATGATGGAACACATGTTGGGGTTGCTTGGGAACTAA CATGCAGTGACACTCATATTCCAATTGGAAAAGGTTTTGGATTctattattgtcattattacAAGGGCCAGATGATGATAAG GAATGTGGAGATATTTATGGAGCCACTCCTTCAGATTGAGCCAATTCGATTG aaaataacatccttccTTTTGAGAACAATTCAAAAGATGAACCCAGATCTTTTGAAGGGAAAGAAGAAACAGGCTATGAACATCTTGTTTATGATTCTACTATTTGTAGCTCTGCTGTATTTGATCAAGAACTTCATGTAA
- the LOC129896031 gene encoding uncharacterized protein LOC129896031 translates to MVSDQDIARGVEILLRQSDPNAVTSLNGVVQQLGAKLGQDLSHKAEFISDQISLLRSQPPQLISPPSMVKDHFALLNHPQFANTQAQQQFYSHFVLQQQHHHQQQQQQLYFQHHVPPLLSPQQQNQQHRQPPSLQHQAPPPVVVRTAAASAPAQHASSNVASAPKESATSGTKRRGGPGGLNKVCGVSPELQAIVGQPAMPRTEIVKQLWVYIRKHNLQDPGNKRKIICNDALRAVFETDCTDMFKMNKLLAKHITALDPSKQADQAKRLKVEGDSVAAKVEEPGSSTVTISDALAKFFGSEEKEILQPDALKRIWEYIKLNQLEDPVNSMVIVCDAKLQELLQCESLSATELPEMLARRHFV, encoded by the exons ATGGTGTCAGACCAGGATATAGCTAGAGGTGTTGAGATTTTGCTCCGTCAATCAGACCCTAACGCCGTTACATCGTTAAACGGCGTCGTACAGCAGCTCGGAGCAAAACTTGGACAGGATCTTTCACATAAAGCGGAGTTCATCAGTGATCAGATCAGTCTTCTCCGATCACAGCCACCGCAGCTTATATCTCCTCCGTCGATGGTTAAAGACCATTTTGCCCTCTTGAACCACCCACAATTTGCTAACACACAAGCTCAACAGCAGTTTTATTCCCATTTTGTccttcaacaacaacatcatcaccagcagcagcagcagcaactcTACTTTCAGCACCATGTACCTCCACTGCTGTCTCCGCAGCAGCAGAACCAGCAGCACCGGCAACCACCGTCACTGCAGCATCAAGCTCCGCCGCCGGTGGTGGTGAGAACAGCTGCTGCTTCTGCTCCAGCTCAGCACGCGTCGTCAAATGTCGCTTCTGCCCCCAAGGAAAG TGCTACTTCTGGAACAAAAAGGAGAGGCGGACCAGGTGGTCTTAACAAAGTCTGTGGTGTTTCACCTGAACTTCAGGCCATTGTTGGTCAACCCGCAATGCCCAGGACAGAG ATTGTGAAGCAGCTGTGGGTGTACATCAGGAAACACAACTTACAGGATCCTGGTAACAAGCGAAAGATTATCTGCAACGATGCTCTGCGAGCAGTCTTTGAAACAGATTGCACTGACATGTTCAAGATGAATAAGCTGCTGGCTAAACATATCACTGCCCTCGATCCTTCAA AACAAGCTGATCAAGCTAAAAGATTGAAGGTTGAAGGTGATTCCGTTGCTGCTAAGGTTGAAGAACCTGGCTCATCCACTGTTACGATATCTGATGCGCTCGCCAAATTTTTTGGAAGTGAAGAAAAGGAGATACTCCAACCAGATGCCTTGAAACGTATTTGGGAGTATATAAAGCTTAACCAACTTGAG GATCCTGTGAATTCTATGGTGATCGTGTGTGATGCAAAGCTTCAGGAACTCCTACAATGTGAAAGTCTTTCTGCCACGGAACTACCCGAGATGCTGGCACGTCGTCATTTTGTCTAG
- the LOC129896040 gene encoding uncharacterized protein LOC129896040 — MAQVLSLRVSTPAPPHNHHRTTSSLTRPALLTAPSSTAGSSFRSLQHKLQCNGRFFCLFSDNRKQDEARKALESALGGKKSEFEKWDKEIKRREEAGGGDNSGGGGWFNWRRWFGGSDDGHLWQEAQQATLAILGIIVMYLIVTKGDVILAVIFNPLLFTLRGARNGFTSVTSQIMRKVYPASQDSFGTISPEEVPSRVSAKETVARKWGSD; from the exons ATGGCACAGGTGCTGAGCCTACGAGTTTCAACCCCAGCACCACCGCACAACCACCACCGCACCACCTCATCTTTGACCCGGCCGGCACTGCTAACTGCTCCTTCCTCCACCGCCGGAAGCAGTTTCCGTTCCttacaacacaaactccaatgCAATGGCAGATTTTTTTGCCTCTTCTCTGATAATCGCAAACAG GACGAAGCTAGAAAAGCTTTAGAAAGTGCTTTGGGAGGAAAGAAAAGTGAGTTTGAGAAATGGGATAAAGAAATTAAACGAAGGGAGGAAGCAGGTGGAGGAGACAACTCAGGTGGAGGCGGTTGGTTTAATTGGCGTAGATGGTTTGGTGGCTCGGACGATGGTCATCTTTGGCAGGAAGCCCAACAAGCAACCCTTGCTATTTTGGGTATTATTGTCATG TACTTGATAGTTACAAAAGGAGATGTGATACTTGCTGTGATATTCAACCCTCTGCTGTTCACTCTACGTGGAGCAAGGAATGGGTTTACCTCTGTAACGTCACAGATTATGAGAAAGGTATATCCTGCTAGCCAAGACAGCTTTGGCACCATATCTCCAGAAGAAGTTCCTTCTCGTGTTTCTGCCAAAGAGACCGTAGCAAGAAAATGGGGAAGCGATTAA
- the LOC129896051 gene encoding rho GDP-dissociation inhibitor 1-like, whose product MSLAVGVAENSRNMGFDDNKVEGKKGSATISEGNKGIVADSDPEIENGGGPVENRVNRQMSESSIYTTDQEEEDDDEANNKIELGPQCTLKEQFEKDKDDESLRRWKEQLLGSVDINAVGESLDPEVKILSLAIKSPGRSDIVLPIPEDGNPKSPWFVLKEGSKYSLNFTFQVNNNIVTGLKYTNAVWKTGIKVDSTKQMIGAFSPQLEPYTHEMPEDTTPSGIFARGSYSARTKFLDDDNKCYLEINYTFEIKKEWQGK is encoded by the exons ATGTCCTTGGCTGTTGGAGTTGCTGAAAACAGCAGGAACATGGGTTTTGATGATAATAAGGTAGAAGGTAAAAAAGGGTCAGCAACAATTTCAGAGGGTAATAAGGGAATTGTAGCTGATTCTGACCCTGAGATTGAGAATGGTGGTGGACCTGTTGAGAATAGGGTTAATAGACAAATGAGTGAAagttctatttatactactgaTCAAGAAGAAGAGGATGATGATGAAGCTAATAACAAGATTGAGTTGGGTCCTCAATGTACCCTCAAAGAACAATTTGAAAAGGATAAG GATGATGAGAGTTTGAGAAGGTGGAAGGAGCAGCTCCTTGGAAGTGTGGATATCAATGCTGTTGGAG AATCCCTGGATCCGGAAGTGAAGATCTTGAGCCTTGCAATTAAATCGCCTGGTAGatctgatattgttctccctatTCCCGAGGATGGAAATCCCAAGAGCCCATGGTTTGTCCTGAAAGAAGGGAGCAAATACAGCCTAAATTTTACATTCCAGGTCAACAACAATATAGTGACAGGTCTTAAATACACGAACGCAGTTTGGAAAACCGGTATCAAAG TTGACAGCACGAAACAGATGATTGGGGCGTTCAGTCCTCAACTGGAGCCTTATACGCACGAAATGCCAGAGGACACCACCCCTTCTGGCATTTTCGCAAGAGGATCTTACTCGGCAAGGACAAAG TTCCTTGATGACGATAACAAGTGCTATTTGGAGATCAACTATACATTCGAAATCAAGAAAGAGTGGCAGGGAAAATGA
- the LOC129884901 gene encoding acyl-CoA--sterol O-acyltransferase 1-like, translating to MEGNIKNVIKYWIEGEIESFIKVWLLIYATLCYCYLSSKILPKGSVRLFSFLPVIFFFLYVPLKINSVHLCGNTGFFISWLCNFKLILLAFDQGPLSDSSLSITKFLFLACLPIKIQQKSQEKSDLYINLAEKKDFAKNDHFQETTFPSSVDEIENNPFQNGHFYETASQKLAEKVSSVQSGTDFAQNGKFQETPFTSSVDETENNPLQDAHFQDTPSTKSAEKVSSVQKGKDFAQNGHFQESPIPSFAKSNKGRRLNYGIKTLLFALIIRVYEYSDHIHPYIIMVIYCFHIYLSLDIILAIVSGLARGLLGLQLEPQFNEPYLSTSLQDFWGRRWNLIVTRILRPTVYKPVLSLSANILGRKWAAIPAVMATFIVSGLMHELIFYYLGRAKPTWEITWFFLLHGVCLNIEIYAKKVINGRFKLPWIIGTILTVGFIMITGFWLFFPQLLRSNSDVRAFAEYEAIGAFFKDVTRAVNSTFSR from the coding sequence ATGGAGGGAAATATCAAGAACGTTATCAAATATTGGATAGAAGGAGAAATTGAAAGTTTTATTAAGGTATGGTTATTAATTTATGCAACACTTTGCTATTGCTATTTATCATCCAAAATTCTTCCAAAAGGTTCAGTTAGGCTCTTTTCTTTTCTACCtgtgatattttttttcctttatgttCCTCTTAAAATTAATTCTGTTCATCTTTGTGGTAACACTGGTTTTTTTATTTCTTGGCTTTGTAATTTTAAGCTTATTTTACTTGCTTTTGACCAAGGTCCACTTTCTGATTCTTCACTTTCTATTACTAAATTTCTATTTCTTGCTTGCCTTCCTATCAAGATTCAGcaaaaatctcaagaaaaatctgatctttatataaatttagcTGAAAAAAAGGATTTCGCAAAAAATGACCATTTTCAAGAAACTACATTTCCAAGCTCAGTTGATGAAATTGAAAACAACCCTTTTCAAAATGGACATTTTTATGAAACCGCATCTCAAAAATTAGCTGAAAAAGTGTCTAGTGTGCAAAGTGGAACGGATTTTGCACAAAATGGCAAATTTCAAGAAACCCCATTTACAAGCTCAGTGGATGAAACTGAAAACAACCCTTTACAAGATGCACATTTTCAAGACACCCCATCTACAAAATCAGCTGAAAAAGTTTCTAGTGTGCAAAAAGGAAAGGACTTTGCACAAAATGGCCATTTTCAAGAAAGTCCAATTCCCTCTTTTGCAAAGTCCAACAAAGGCCGAAGGCTAAATTATGGCATAAAGACACTTCTCTTCGCTTTAATTATTAGAGTTTATGAATATAGTGATCATATACATCCCTATATCATTATGGTCATCTATTGCTTCCACATTTACCTTAGCTTAGATATCATTCTTGCTATTGTTTCGGGCTTGGCCCGCGGGCTTCTCGGGCTTCAACTTGAACCTCAGTTCAATGAACCATATTTATCAACCTCACTACAAGATTTTTGGGGCCGGCGTTGGAATCTTATTGTCACTCGTATCCTCCGACCCACTGTATACAAGCCTGTTCTAAGCCTCTCCGCAAACATTTTGGGCCGAAAGTGGGCAGCAATTCCCGCGGTGATGGCTACATTCATTGTTTCGGGCCTAATGCATGAGCTGATATTTTACTATTTGGGCCGGGCTAAGCCCACTTGGGAGATCACTTGGTTCTTTTTGCTACATGGGGTCTGTTTAAACATTGAGATTTATGCTAAGAAGGTGATTAACGGTAGGTTTAAGCTGCCATGGATTATCGGGACAATCTTGACCGTAGGATTCATTATGATCACGGGTTTCTGGCTATTTTTCCCACAATTGTTACGGAGTAATTCTGATGTTAGAGCATTTGCAGAGTATGAAGCAATTGGTGCATTCTTTAAGGATG